DNA sequence from the Actinomycetota bacterium genome:
AGATGCAGCTTGGAGCTCAGGCGCGCACTCAGTATGCCCCCCAGCGCCCCTGCGTCCTCCAGGAACGGCGGGATCAGCACCAGCAGACCGGGGTAGGTGAGGAAGTGCTCCATCCGCCTTTCGATGGTCAAACCGGCGACGACGTCGACCACGCCGGCGAGGATCAGGATCGTCAGGCTTCCGTGGACCACCCTCCGGAAGATCTGCAGCTCTTTGTGCCGCACGCGGTAGAACGTGACCGCGACCGCCGCGAGCAGGCTGAGCACCGAGACGATCTCCGGCAGGAGCCCCACCGGCAGCAGGAAGGTCACCAGCCACAGGGCGGGCAGGGTCACCAGGTCCCCGGCGGCCGTGACGATCGGGGCCGCCACGTTGTCCATGTCCCAGCCGCGCTTGACCGACATGGCGGCGACCCCGAGCGTAATTCCGAGGATCACCAGGCTGGAGAGGAGACCGCCGATCACCGAGACCGCTATGTAGTGGGTGAGCGGGATCGTCTCGACGCCGAACAGCCGGGCGATCTCTTTGGCGAGGAAAGCGAGGGCGATTGACACGTAAAGCGTGAGCGCCGCCGCGGCCATGACGTTCTGGCCGGCGAGGTTGCGTTTTTCTACTTTGCCTTCGAACTCACCGGTGTGGATGGCGGTCCCCAGGCGGGAACCGAGGGCGCCGAAGATGTTGCCCCGCATGCCGATGGCCGCCGGCACCAGGACCAACAGGCCGGGAAGGCGCTCGAGCGTCCCGGTCATGAAGCCGAGCGCCAGCCCGGCTGCGAGGTCTCCCACCGACGACACCAGCAGGGCCGCCAGACCCTGTTTGAAGTTGGTCCGCTGCCTTCCTATCAGGCCAAGGAATCGGCGCCTTATGAGGCGCCGGGTGCTCGCGGAGAAGCCGGGCATCTTCATGGCAACCCTTTTCGTTCAGATGGAAGGCTCTGCAGCCGATCTTTGCACACGGACGGCGGGGGTTTCCGCCACGCCGTGTGAAATTAACTTTGCAATCGGCGGCTTCGGGGAAGATAGATGGCACCTGCTCGCCAAGGCCGCTGCCTTAACAAAGATTGGAGACCAGATGCCCTGTCCGCATGCCGCCAAGCCCCGCGCCGTGCGGTGCGCCGTCCTGGCTCTGCTCATTGTTGCAGCCACCGCTCAGATGGCCGCTCCCGCATCGGCGGCCTCGTCTCTTTCCTACGTGGCGCTCGGGGATTCCTACACCGCCGGACCCCTGGTCCTGCCGCACGACCCCAACGACTTCGGCTGCTACCGCTCGCAGCTGAACTACCCCCACCTGCTGCAGAGCCGCTACCAGTTCGCCGGCTTCAAAGACGTCAGCTGCTCGGGGGCCAAGACAGACGACATGTTCGCCCCCCAATCCATCACCGGCGGATCGAACCCGCCGCAGCTTGATGCGCTCGAGCCGACCACCCAGCTGGTGACGCTGCAGGTCGGCGGCAACGACATCGGGTTCTCCGAGATCGCCTTGAGCTGCCCCGCCCTGCTGCCGGTGGGCACACCGTGCGTCGACCGCTACGCCCCGCCGGGCGGGGTGGACGAGATCAGCCGCCGCATCAACGAGACCCGCCCGAAGCTCGATGCCGTCCTGGCCGCCATCAAGCTAAGGTCCCCGTCGGCCCGGATCTTCGTCATCGGCTACCCGTCGCTGTTTCCCGAGAACGGCCTAGGCTGCTGGCCGGTGATGCCCTACGCGCCGGGTGACGTGCCGTATCTGATCGCTAAGGAGAAGGAGCTGAACGCCACGGTGGCGGAACGGGCAGCAGCGAACGGCGCGACGTTCGTCGACACCTTCACCCCGAGCCTCGGCCACGACGCCTGCACGCTGCCCGGCATCCGCTGGATCGAGCCGGTGGTAGTGCCTCTCTTCGGCTTTTTCGTCCACCC
Encoded proteins:
- a CDS encoding magnesium transporter, yielding MKMPGFSASTRRLIRRRFLGLIGRQRTNFKQGLAALLVSSVGDLAAGLALGFMTGTLERLPGLLVLVPAAIGMRGNIFGALGSRLGTAIHTGEFEGKVEKRNLAGQNVMAAAALTLYVSIALAFLAKEIARLFGVETIPLTHYIAVSVIGGLLSSLVILGITLGVAAMSVKRGWDMDNVAAPIVTAAGDLVTLPALWLVTFLLPVGLLPEIVSVLSLLAAVAVTFYRVRHKELQIFRRVVHGSLTILILAGVVDVVAGLTIERRMEHFLTYPGLLVLIPPFLEDAGALGGILSARLSSKLHLGTIPPQAIPSLRSWEDIALTYILGIPVFVFVGLSGTLVSAAVGLETPGLLPMLSLTLLAGAMATTGAVFVAYYTAMLSFRQGLDPDNYGIPVVTSSMDLIGAIALILSMVWLGIAG
- a CDS encoding SGNH/GDSL hydrolase family protein, with product MPCPHAAKPRAVRCAVLALLIVAATAQMAAPASAASSLSYVALGDSYTAGPLVLPHDPNDFGCYRSQLNYPHLLQSRYQFAGFKDVSCSGAKTDDMFAPQSITGGSNPPQLDALEPTTQLVTLQVGGNDIGFSEIALSCPALLPVGTPCVDRYAPPGGVDEISRRINETRPKLDAVLAAIKLRSPSARIFVIGYPSLFPENGLGCWPVMPYAPGDVPYLIAKEKELNATVAERAAANGATFVDTFTPSLGHDACTLPGIRWIEPVVVPLFGFFVHPNAMGMSGMESAIAGAVGPSV